In Candidatus Cohnella colombiensis, one DNA window encodes the following:
- the spoIVB gene encoding SpoIVB peptidase: MDQKPSRKRRMGLVIVLMMVVIVCSAPVQHFASFPNQLRLFQGQSVSLHYAMPVYAQGTLNPQVASVNGNHKQSFNVDLRKPISIQPQNSGMTELKLRLFGKIPFKTVRLQVIPDLRVIPGGQTIGVKVKSAGIMVVGHHLVNTDGKTKVSPGEAAKLRLGDLIMEINGERCEDISKISALAEAAGKSGNPLKLLVQRGKERFRTTLTPAYDQEAKSWRLGLYIRDSAAGVGTLTFYAPDHGVYGALGHVITDMDTQNPIVVGSGQILQSSVTSISKSQSGEPGEKRAHFVKEGKTLGNVERNTAFGIFGKMSSLPDHAYDAEPMPVAFAEEVEEGPAQILTVVNGQKVESFNIEIAHVSRQVSPATKGMVIRITDPKLLERTGGIVQGMSGSPIIQKGKLVGAVTHVFVNDPASGYGCFIEWMLQDAGIMLNSGQKETVTSKAV; the protein is encoded by the coding sequence TTGGATCAGAAACCGTCCAGAAAACGCCGGATGGGGCTCGTCATCGTACTAATGATGGTTGTCATCGTCTGTTCCGCACCTGTTCAGCACTTTGCATCTTTTCCGAATCAGTTGAGATTGTTCCAAGGACAGTCGGTATCCCTTCATTACGCGATGCCCGTGTATGCGCAAGGTACATTGAATCCGCAGGTCGCAAGTGTGAATGGCAATCACAAGCAATCGTTCAATGTTGATTTGCGAAAGCCAATATCGATTCAACCGCAAAATAGTGGAATGACTGAATTGAAATTGCGCTTATTTGGCAAAATTCCGTTTAAGACAGTTAGACTTCAAGTAATTCCCGACTTAAGAGTTATTCCTGGAGGGCAGACGATCGGAGTTAAGGTGAAATCTGCAGGTATTATGGTCGTTGGCCACCACTTAGTGAATACTGATGGCAAGACTAAAGTATCCCCAGGCGAAGCCGCGAAGTTAAGACTAGGGGATTTGATTATGGAGATTAATGGGGAGCGTTGTGAAGATATATCGAAAATATCGGCACTTGCTGAGGCTGCTGGAAAGTCAGGAAATCCGTTAAAGTTGCTCGTTCAGCGAGGAAAAGAACGGTTTCGCACCACGTTAACTCCGGCATATGACCAAGAGGCAAAATCTTGGCGACTTGGACTTTATATTCGTGATTCAGCAGCAGGTGTAGGCACATTGACGTTCTATGCCCCCGATCATGGAGTCTACGGTGCACTTGGACATGTCATTACAGATATGGATACGCAAAATCCGATCGTCGTTGGAAGCGGACAAATTTTACAATCGAGTGTTACCTCCATCTCGAAAAGTCAAAGTGGTGAACCTGGTGAGAAGCGTGCACACTTTGTGAAGGAAGGTAAAACGCTCGGCAATGTGGAACGAAATACGGCATTTGGTATTTTCGGTAAGATGTCATCGTTACCAGATCATGCTTATGATGCTGAGCCAATGCCAGTTGCATTTGCCGAAGAGGTTGAAGAAGGACCCGCGCAAATTTTAACCGTTGTGAATGGACAGAAGGTCGAAAGCTTCAATATCGAAATCGCGCACGTGTCGAGACAAGTGTCGCCAGCGACTAAAGGGATGGTCATTCGGATTACGGATCCTAAACTGCTCGAACGAACAGGTGGTATTGTTCAAGGGATGAGCGGCAGTCCAATCATACAAAAAGGCAAGCTTGTCGGAGCTGTAACCCATGTTTTTGTGAACGATCCAGCATCGGGCTATGGTTGCTTTATTGAATGGATGCTTCAGGATGCAGGCATTATGTTAAATAGTGGGCAAAAAGAGACAGTGACATCTAAGGCGGTATGA
- the spo0A gene encoding sporulation transcription factor Spo0A gives MQRIEVFLADDNREFTNLLSEYIQEQDDMTVIGVAYNGEEVIRQLEESRRIPDVMILDIIMPHLDGLGVLERLRELNLSPMPKIIMLTAFGQESITQRAVQLGASYYILKPFDMDVLANRIRQLAGNGLSASVTTSTGTNSNRSNIVQIGKPKNLDANITSIIHEIGVPAHIKGYQYLREAITMVYNNIEILGAITKTLYPAIAERFKTTPSRVERAIRHAIEVAWTRGNIDSISHLFGYTINIAKSKPTNSEFIAMVADKLRIEHKVS, from the coding sequence TTGCAGCGGATTGAAGTGTTTCTTGCAGACGACAACCGAGAATTTACAAATCTATTATCAGAGTACATCCAAGAGCAGGATGATATGACGGTCATCGGAGTGGCGTACAACGGAGAAGAGGTCATTCGTCAGCTCGAGGAATCACGCCGGATTCCAGATGTTATGATCCTCGATATTATTATGCCTCATCTTGATGGCTTAGGTGTTTTGGAAAGATTACGGGAATTGAATTTATCCCCTATGCCTAAGATCATCATGTTGACGGCTTTCGGTCAAGAAAGCATTACACAACGTGCGGTACAGCTGGGTGCATCTTACTATATATTAAAACCGTTCGATATGGACGTGCTTGCTAACCGGATTCGCCAGCTTGCTGGCAATGGATTATCAGCCTCCGTTACAACGTCGACGGGAACGAACAGCAATCGTTCAAACATCGTACAAATCGGCAAGCCGAAAAATTTGGATGCCAACATTACGAGCATTATCCACGAAATTGGCGTTCCAGCTCACATTAAGGGATATCAGTATTTACGCGAAGCGATTACGATGGTGTACAACAACATCGAAATTCTTGGCGCAATCACAAAGACGCTGTACCCTGCAATCGCTGAGCGTTTCAAGACGACGCCTTCTCGCGTTGAACGCGCCATTCGCCACGCAATCGAGGTCGCTTGGACACGCGGAAACATCGACAGCATCAGCCACTTGTTCGGCTACACGATCAACATCGCGAAGTCAAAGCCGACCAATAGCGAATTCATCGCGATGGTTGCGGACAAGCTACGGATCGAGCATAAGGTGAGCTAG
- the cysI gene encoding assimilatory sulfite reductase (NADPH) hemoprotein subunit, producing MASSRLEITKGMPPSDVEDIKRRSNYLRGGLEESLHVEITGSMDEDENRLMKHHGSYMQDDRDVRNERKKQKLEPSYQFMVRIRAPGGIVTPEQWIELDRIAQKYASGSLRLTTRQAIQFHGILKRNLKTSIREMNDALITTLAACGDVNRNLMFNPNPYNAEAHPEVYEWAEKLVYHLAPRTNAYNEIWLDGEKIVDTRDPNEEVEPIYGPVYLPRKFKIGVTVPPTNDVDVYSQDLGYIAIYEQGKLQGFNVTVGGGMGMTHGDTLTYPQLGRLIGFCPADKMIDVAEKTVTIQRDFGNRSVRKYARFKYTIDDRGIEWFVDELHARLGWKLEPAREYHFDHNGDRMGWVKGNNGKWHLTLFIQNGRIIDQEGYPLMTGLREIAKIHTGDFRVSPNQNIVISNVTSQKKRKIEELVAKYSLTDGAHLSALRRNSMACVAFPTCGMAMSEAERYFPELLEKIEVILNEYGLHDEEIVTRMTGCPNGCARPALAELSFIGKAQGKYNMYLGASFTGDRLNKLYKENIGEEEILSSLRPIFKQFAEERQPGEHFGDFVIRAGYVKAVSGGQDFHD from the coding sequence ATGGCATCAAGTCGTCTTGAAATCACAAAGGGCATGCCGCCCAGTGATGTTGAAGATATAAAACGTCGGAGTAACTACTTGCGTGGAGGACTCGAAGAGAGTCTGCATGTTGAAATCACCGGTTCAATGGATGAAGATGAGAACCGCTTGATGAAGCACCACGGAAGCTATATGCAGGACGATCGGGACGTACGCAATGAACGAAAAAAACAAAAACTGGAGCCTTCCTATCAATTCATGGTGCGGATTCGCGCGCCAGGTGGGATTGTTACACCTGAGCAATGGATTGAATTAGATCGGATAGCCCAGAAGTATGCGAGTGGTTCGCTTCGTCTTACAACTCGTCAAGCGATTCAATTTCATGGCATCTTAAAGAGAAATTTGAAGACTAGCATCCGCGAGATGAATGATGCGTTAATTACGACTCTTGCAGCTTGCGGAGATGTCAACCGGAATTTGATGTTTAATCCGAATCCGTATAACGCAGAGGCGCACCCTGAGGTGTATGAATGGGCAGAAAAGCTCGTCTATCACCTTGCTCCTCGGACGAACGCCTACAACGAGATATGGCTCGATGGTGAGAAGATCGTTGATACGCGTGATCCAAACGAAGAAGTAGAGCCTATTTACGGACCGGTCTATTTGCCTCGCAAATTCAAGATCGGAGTAACTGTACCCCCAACAAATGACGTGGATGTCTATTCACAGGACTTGGGCTATATTGCAATCTATGAACAGGGTAAGCTACAAGGCTTTAATGTAACAGTCGGCGGTGGCATGGGGATGACCCATGGCGATACGCTAACTTACCCTCAACTTGGTCGTCTGATTGGCTTCTGCCCCGCTGACAAAATGATTGACGTTGCAGAAAAAACGGTGACGATTCAACGCGATTTCGGTAATCGTTCGGTTCGCAAATATGCGCGCTTCAAGTATACGATTGATGATCGCGGTATCGAGTGGTTCGTCGATGAGCTTCATGCGAGATTGGGCTGGAAGCTAGAGCCTGCGCGTGAATATCACTTCGATCATAACGGTGACCGTATGGGTTGGGTGAAAGGCAACAACGGCAAATGGCATCTGACCTTGTTTATTCAGAATGGTCGAATCATTGACCAAGAAGGTTATCCATTGATGACAGGACTTCGTGAAATTGCCAAAATTCATACCGGAGACTTCCGCGTTTCTCCGAATCAGAACATTGTAATTAGCAATGTAACGAGTCAGAAGAAGCGTAAAATCGAAGAGCTAGTGGCGAAATATAGTTTAACTGATGGAGCTCATCTATCCGCATTGCGTCGTAATTCGATGGCATGTGTGGCATTCCCGACTTGCGGCATGGCGATGTCGGAAGCGGAGCGTTATTTTCCAGAGCTGCTTGAGAAGATCGAAGTCATCTTGAATGAGTACGGATTGCATGATGAAGAGATTGTTACACGTATGACAGGCTGTCCGAACGGCTGTGCAAGGCCCGCACTTGCTGAATTATCGTTTATTGGTAAAGCGCAAGGGAAGTACAATATGTACTTGGGAGCGAGCTTCACAGGAGATCGATTGAATAAGCTATACAAAGAAAATATTGGCGAAGAAGAAATTTTGTCCTCGCTGCGTCCTATTTTCAAGCAATTTGCAGAGGAACGTCAGCCTGGTGAACACTTCGGTGATTTTGTAATCCGAGCTGGATACGTTAAAGCAGTCAGCGGAGGCCAAGATTTCCACGATTAA
- a CDS encoding peptidylprolyl isomerase, whose protein sequence is MSMLNKDENEAQVDEHLENQTEEQQTEAVHDEASKQEVVVNDGGNNGGSINGPAKSGMPAWPWMIVSVIAIAAFVFVLVSNGSGNSNNKKLAQFDGGSVTELDFYHEIKKQVTDEQFSTMVDTLVESKLIEELADKAKITVTEEDMNKAIDEAAAYYGGMESFEQVLQQYSTTLETFKEQIKPDLLKKALYKQQNPATEDKIKAYFDDNKDTFATAPEKVRASHILVNTQEEADAIVADLKAGKDFAELAKEKSTDPGSAANGGDLDFFGHGDMVPEFENAAFSMEVGQISDIIPSDYGFHIIKLTDKQAGVYPTYDEVKDKVADAYWTNELTVNSVLWLAKLKEDNHVKNLLNEEAKSSPSASPSSSTSTN, encoded by the coding sequence ATGAGTATGTTAAATAAGGATGAGAATGAAGCGCAAGTGGACGAGCATTTGGAAAATCAAACAGAAGAGCAGCAAACAGAAGCTGTTCATGATGAAGCTTCAAAGCAAGAAGTCGTTGTGAACGATGGAGGCAATAACGGAGGATCCATTAACGGTCCTGCGAAGTCGGGCATGCCTGCATGGCCATGGATGATCGTATCTGTCATTGCCATTGCTGCTTTCGTATTCGTTCTTGTAAGCAATGGATCTGGCAACTCCAACAACAAAAAGCTAGCACAGTTTGATGGTGGCTCTGTTACGGAGCTTGATTTCTATCACGAAATTAAGAAGCAAGTGACAGATGAGCAATTCAGCACAATGGTGGATACGCTTGTCGAATCAAAGCTCATTGAGGAGTTGGCAGATAAAGCTAAGATTACGGTAACGGAAGAAGATATGAACAAAGCGATTGATGAAGCTGCTGCATATTATGGCGGAATGGAATCATTCGAACAAGTGCTTCAACAATATTCAACAACGCTTGAAACGTTCAAAGAACAAATTAAACCGGACCTTCTGAAGAAGGCGCTGTATAAGCAACAAAATCCGGCAACAGAAGATAAGATTAAAGCGTACTTTGATGATAATAAAGATACGTTCGCTACAGCTCCTGAAAAAGTGAGAGCATCGCACATTTTAGTGAATACACAAGAAGAAGCGGATGCAATCGTTGCTGATCTGAAAGCTGGTAAAGACTTTGCAGAGTTAGCAAAAGAGAAATCAACCGATCCAGGTTCTGCAGCTAACGGAGGCGACTTAGATTTCTTTGGTCATGGCGATATGGTTCCTGAATTTGAAAATGCTGCATTTTCAATGGAAGTGGGACAAATCAGCGATATTATCCCTTCGGATTATGGTTTCCACATTATTAAATTGACTGATAAGCAAGCAGGCGTATATCCAACTTATGACGAAGTGAAGGATAAGGTTGCAGATGCTTACTGGACGAACGAATTGACTGTTAATAGCGTGCTTTGGTTGGCGAAGCTGAAAGAAGACAATCATGTGAAGAATCTTTTGAATGAAGAAGCGAAATCATCACCTTCTGCATCTCCTAGTTCATCAACTAGTACAAACTAA
- a CDS encoding assimilatory sulfite reductase (NADPH) flavoprotein subunit: MQLQVTNSPFTQEQVELLNRLLPNLSDAQRSWLSGYLTAVQSTSFSAPSATNVASQSTAQAATQAPIAREVTILFGSQTGNSQRLAKSLSKKLSEQGLEVTLTSMSDFKPNTLKKVQDLLLLVSTHGEGDPPDNALPFYEFLHSKRAPKLDELRFSVLALGDSSYEFFCKTGKDFDQRLEELGAKRLTDRVDCDVDYDEPAAEWFASVSGALSNASSTAPTQSSVATISDAQGESQYSRTHPFQAEVLENINLNGRGSSRETRHLELSLEGSNLQYEPGDCLGIYPENNPQLVDQLVSALGWNADEQVSVNKQGEQRALRDALRNNFEITVLTKPVLEQAVKLTANEGLSKLLAAGNEAELKAYIKERDLLDLVQDFGPWNATAAQFVSILRKLPARLYSIASSNQANPDEVHLTIRAVRYETLGRDRFGVCSTQVAERLEIGDTLPVYIHQNPNFKLPANPDAPIIMIGPGTGVAPFRAFVEERAELGATGKSWLFYGDQHFLTDFLYQTDWQRWIKEGALTKMDVAFSRDTDQKVYVQHRMLEKGRELFEWLEEGASVYICGDEKHMAHDVHAALLTIIEREGGKSSEEAAAYLANLQQQKRYQRDVY; the protein is encoded by the coding sequence TTGCAGCTTCAAGTAACGAATAGTCCTTTCACTCAGGAGCAAGTTGAGCTTCTTAATCGTCTTTTGCCAAACCTGAGCGACGCACAACGGAGTTGGTTGAGCGGCTATCTAACAGCCGTTCAAAGTACATCATTCTCTGCACCAAGCGCTACGAATGTAGCCTCACAATCTACAGCACAAGCAGCAACACAAGCTCCGATCGCACGCGAGGTCACGATATTGTTCGGATCTCAGACGGGTAACAGTCAGCGCTTAGCGAAGAGCTTATCGAAGAAGCTAAGTGAACAAGGCTTAGAAGTAACTCTTACATCTATGAGTGATTTTAAACCGAATACGTTGAAAAAAGTGCAAGATCTGCTGCTCCTAGTGAGCACGCATGGTGAAGGTGATCCTCCGGATAACGCACTGCCATTTTACGAATTTCTTCATAGCAAGCGTGCGCCGAAACTCGACGAGTTGCGGTTTTCAGTGCTTGCTCTGGGAGATAGCTCCTACGAATTTTTTTGTAAAACAGGCAAAGACTTCGATCAGCGCCTAGAGGAGCTCGGTGCTAAGCGACTTACTGATCGTGTGGACTGTGACGTCGATTATGATGAACCTGCCGCAGAATGGTTTGCGAGTGTTAGTGGAGCTTTGAGTAACGCTTCATCCACGGCACCTACTCAGTCATCAGTTGCTACAATTAGTGATGCACAAGGGGAATCGCAATATTCACGTACCCATCCATTTCAAGCAGAAGTTCTTGAAAATATTAATTTAAACGGTCGCGGTTCTTCGCGTGAAACCCGTCACCTTGAGTTGTCGCTTGAGGGTTCGAATTTGCAATATGAACCGGGCGATTGCTTAGGGATATACCCTGAGAATAATCCGCAATTGGTCGATCAACTTGTCTCTGCACTTGGCTGGAACGCTGACGAGCAAGTGTCCGTCAATAAGCAGGGAGAGCAACGTGCTCTTCGTGATGCCTTGCGAAACAACTTCGAAATCACTGTGCTTACTAAGCCTGTGCTTGAACAAGCGGTCAAACTGACAGCAAATGAAGGGTTAAGTAAACTGCTAGCGGCGGGCAATGAAGCTGAGTTAAAAGCGTATATCAAAGAACGTGATCTTCTTGATCTTGTTCAAGATTTCGGGCCTTGGAATGCGACTGCTGCTCAATTCGTTAGTATTCTAAGAAAGTTGCCGGCAAGACTTTATTCGATTGCAAGCAGTAATCAAGCGAATCCTGATGAAGTTCACCTCACGATTCGTGCTGTACGCTATGAAACGCTGGGTCGCGATCGCTTTGGCGTATGTTCGACACAAGTGGCAGAACGTCTTGAGATTGGTGACACACTGCCTGTATATATTCACCAAAACCCGAACTTCAAGCTACCGGCGAATCCGGATGCTCCGATCATCATGATCGGGCCAGGAACGGGCGTTGCACCTTTTCGCGCGTTCGTAGAAGAGCGTGCCGAGCTCGGTGCAACAGGGAAGTCATGGCTGTTCTATGGCGACCAGCACTTTCTCACAGACTTCCTGTACCAGACCGATTGGCAGCGTTGGATTAAAGAAGGTGCGCTTACCAAGATGGATGTTGCATTTTCACGTGATACGGACCAAAAAGTATATGTGCAGCATCGTATGCTAGAAAAAGGTCGCGAGCTCTTCGAGTGGCTGGAAGAAGGAGCTAGTGTATATATTTGTGGTGATGAGAAGCACATGGCGCATGATGTTCATGCTGCATTGCTTACGATTATAGAGCGCGAAGGCGGTAAGAGTTCGGAAGAAGCCGCAGCGTATCTTGCAAATCTACAGCAGCAGAAACGTTATCAACGGGATGTGTACTAA
- the recN gene encoding DNA repair protein RecN encodes MLRELTIRNLAVIEQVTAEFHPGFHVLTGETGAGKSIVIDALALAAGGRGSAEMIRHGCDRAEVEAVFDLALGHPVWDALVQHGVNASDDEALIIRREILAQGKSSARINGQSVTQSMLREVGEHLVNIHGQHEHQSLLRTERHLDWLDLFAGEELLAEKKQYRQLYQQYQVVVKERKELEERSRQGMQMLDLYRYQIEEINDAHLKLGEDESLVEEKRKLSHAEKLTDSVSEAYDLLYGSKGLASMSRAISRLQDIVKVDPTVLQPLIEQLQSAYYGVEDAAYQLRDYREGIESNPQRLAQIEDRLDVLHAMKRKYGESVELILAYREQIQSEALQLENRDEMLRELSDREEKLLDELGRRAEKLSAARRTASQQLASRIEQELADLQMNRSVFEVKLSSGVLTATGTDTAEFLLSTNPGEPPKSLAKIASGGEMSRVMLALKAIFAQIDEIPVLVFDEVDTGVSGRAAQAIAEKLSLLSRYCQVFSITHLPQVACMADHQYEIVKQMSADQTRTLTSVIHLTSKQRVEELARMLGGVEVTEKTRHHAQEMLILASEAKNRVIAGKN; translated from the coding sequence ATGCTGCGGGAATTAACGATTCGAAATTTAGCAGTCATCGAACAAGTTACTGCCGAGTTTCATCCAGGCTTTCATGTGCTGACAGGGGAAACGGGTGCGGGTAAGTCGATTGTTATTGATGCTTTGGCATTAGCGGCAGGTGGTAGAGGCTCCGCTGAGATGATTCGTCATGGATGTGATCGCGCTGAGGTTGAAGCGGTTTTTGATCTGGCCCTTGGGCATCCTGTATGGGATGCGCTTGTTCAGCATGGGGTGAACGCATCCGATGATGAGGCACTCATTATTCGTCGTGAGATACTAGCTCAAGGGAAATCGTCTGCTCGAATTAATGGGCAAAGTGTGACACAGTCGATGCTTCGAGAAGTCGGCGAGCATCTTGTTAATATTCATGGTCAGCATGAACATCAATCGCTATTACGAACTGAGCGTCACCTAGATTGGCTTGATCTGTTCGCAGGAGAAGAGCTGTTAGCAGAGAAGAAGCAATATCGTCAGCTGTATCAGCAGTATCAAGTTGTGGTCAAAGAGCGGAAGGAGCTCGAAGAGAGATCGCGACAAGGGATGCAAATGTTAGATCTGTATCGTTATCAGATTGAAGAGATTAATGATGCACATCTGAAGCTCGGTGAAGACGAATCGCTCGTTGAGGAGAAACGCAAGCTATCACATGCGGAAAAGCTAACGGATTCTGTTTCCGAAGCATACGACTTACTCTATGGAAGTAAAGGGCTCGCATCGATGTCGCGTGCGATTTCACGGTTGCAGGATATCGTAAAGGTCGATCCTACCGTACTACAACCGCTGATTGAACAATTGCAGTCAGCTTATTACGGTGTAGAGGATGCCGCTTATCAATTGCGGGATTATCGTGAAGGTATCGAATCTAATCCGCAGCGACTTGCGCAAATTGAAGATCGTCTTGATGTACTTCATGCAATGAAACGTAAATATGGAGAATCGGTAGAACTCATCTTAGCTTATCGTGAACAGATTCAATCTGAAGCACTTCAGTTGGAAAATAGAGATGAAATGTTACGTGAACTGTCCGATCGTGAAGAGAAGTTGCTTGATGAATTAGGCCGGCGTGCAGAGAAGCTATCTGCTGCAAGACGAACTGCTTCGCAACAATTAGCAAGTCGTATAGAGCAGGAATTAGCTGATCTACAGATGAATCGATCCGTGTTCGAAGTCAAACTGTCGTCTGGTGTGCTGACGGCAACAGGAACGGATACCGCAGAATTTTTATTGTCAACTAATCCGGGCGAACCACCCAAGTCGCTTGCTAAAATTGCATCAGGTGGCGAGATGTCACGTGTAATGCTGGCACTTAAAGCTATTTTTGCGCAAATCGATGAAATTCCAGTGCTTGTATTTGATGAAGTGGACACAGGGGTGAGCGGAAGAGCAGCACAAGCAATCGCGGAGAAGCTCAGTTTATTGTCCCGCTATTGCCAAGTGTTCTCAATTACACATTTACCTCAAGTTGCATGTATGGCCGATCATCAATATGAAATTGTTAAGCAAATGTCAGCAGATCAAACTCGTACGTTAACCTCGGTCATTCATTTAACATCCAAGCAACGTGTGGAGGAGCTTGCAAGAATGCTTGGCGGTGTGGAAGTTACGGAAAAAACTCGCCATCATGCACAAGAAATGCTTATTCTTGCAAGTGAGGCTAAAAATCGCGTAATAGCGGGAAAAAACTAA
- a CDS encoding response regulator transcription factor, with product MSRRILIVDDDREIANLIAIYLKNEGFETVLAHDGVEALDVLGREEPDLLVLDVMMPKLDGMEVCRQVRETRSIPILMVSAKAEDMDKILGLMTGADDYLVKPFNPLELVVRIKTLIRRAYQYAPAAVPSSGEQSGIFQIGDLTINRSTHSVQVEGRSIHLTSTEFGILYLLGSNPGRVYSAEEIFQHVWKEKYFESNNTVMVHISKLREKLEQEVGSKLITTVWGVGYKIEI from the coding sequence ATGTCGAGACGAATTTTGATCGTTGACGATGATCGGGAAATTGCAAATCTCATTGCGATTTATTTGAAAAATGAAGGATTCGAAACGGTGCTTGCTCATGATGGAGTCGAAGCGTTAGATGTATTAGGCCGTGAGGAGCCTGATTTATTAGTGCTTGATGTGATGATGCCGAAGCTGGATGGAATGGAAGTGTGCCGCCAAGTTCGGGAAACGCGGTCGATTCCGATTCTTATGGTAAGCGCTAAGGCCGAGGATATGGACAAAATTTTAGGTTTAATGACGGGTGCTGACGATTATTTGGTGAAGCCATTTAATCCGCTGGAGCTTGTCGTTCGAATAAAGACGTTGATCAGGCGAGCCTATCAGTATGCGCCAGCGGCTGTGCCAAGCTCAGGGGAGCAGAGCGGCATATTTCAAATCGGCGATTTGACTATCAACCGTTCAACGCATTCTGTGCAAGTAGAGGGACGGTCGATCCATCTGACTTCTACAGAATTCGGTATACTATATTTGCTCGGAAGCAATCCTGGGCGAGTATATAGTGCGGAAGAGATTTTTCAGCACGTATGGAAAGAAAAGTACTTTGAATCGAACAATACGGTTATGGTTCACATTAGTAAGCTGAGAGAAAAACTAGAGCAAGAAGTAGGGAGCAAGCTGATCACGACGGTGTGGGGGGTTGGCTATAAAATTGAAATTTAA
- the argR gene encoding transcriptional regulator ArgR has product MKGIRQRNIRELIGSRAIETQDELVEALSEQGMQVTQATVSRDIKEMQLIKVPLEDGRYKYSMPQDQRINPSHKLKRALVDHFVSAVAAENLVVLKCLPGTAGTISSLIDGMNWPEVVGTIGGDDTTLLICHTKADGLKMVSQINDIISG; this is encoded by the coding sequence ATGAAGGGAATTAGACAGCGCAATATACGCGAGCTAATTGGTTCACGAGCAATTGAAACACAAGATGAGCTTGTAGAAGCTTTAAGTGAACAAGGAATGCAAGTTACTCAGGCGACAGTATCACGTGATATTAAAGAGATGCAGCTCATTAAAGTACCACTTGAAGATGGTCGATATAAATATTCGATGCCGCAGGATCAGCGCATCAATCCTTCACATAAGTTAAAGCGAGCGTTAGTTGATCATTTCGTAAGCGCTGTCGCAGCGGAAAATTTAGTTGTACTTAAATGTTTGCCAGGAACTGCGGGTACGATTTCATCACTGATCGATGGGATGAATTGGCCGGAAGTGGTTGGTACGATTGGTGGCGATGACACGACGTTGCTCATCTGTCATACGAAAGCAGATGGATTAAAAATGGTTTCACAAATTAACGATATCATTAGCGGATAA
- a CDS encoding TlyA family RNA methyltransferase: MDKVTVAKERLDVMLLELGYYDSREKAKAAIMAGLVYIGTERVDKAGTKVPRDSAITVKGAVHPYVSRGGLKLEKAIRLFEIDLTGVVMLDIGASTGGFTDCALQHGAASVYAVDVGYNQLDWSLRQDERVHVMERTNFRHMTLEQLPGERPSFSSIDVSFISLKLILPVLAQLLEQGGTTVALIKPQFEAGRDQVGKSGVVRDPAVHIKVLQDVLMFADGLGFALKGLTYSPITGGEGNIEFLAYWTLSELNEAYSKQDDETITRLAKTTVEEATSNFRTSSTT; this comes from the coding sequence ATGGATAAAGTTACAGTAGCGAAAGAACGGTTGGATGTAATGCTGCTTGAGCTTGGCTATTACGATAGCAGAGAGAAAGCAAAGGCTGCTATCATGGCAGGACTTGTGTACATCGGTACAGAACGTGTAGACAAAGCGGGGACGAAAGTGCCGCGAGATTCAGCGATTACGGTCAAAGGTGCGGTGCATCCTTACGTCAGTCGCGGAGGATTGAAGCTAGAAAAAGCGATCCGTCTGTTTGAGATTGATTTGACAGGTGTCGTTATGCTGGATATCGGTGCATCAACGGGTGGATTTACGGACTGCGCGCTACAGCATGGTGCAGCTAGCGTGTATGCGGTAGATGTGGGCTATAATCAGCTGGATTGGTCATTGCGTCAAGATGAACGAGTTCATGTGATGGAACGAACGAATTTTCGCCATATGACGCTTGAACAGCTTCCAGGTGAAAGACCCAGCTTCTCCTCCATAGATGTTTCGTTTATTTCTCTGAAGCTGATTTTACCTGTTCTTGCACAGCTGTTAGAACAAGGTGGCACGACAGTCGCGCTCATTAAACCACAGTTTGAAGCAGGTAGAGATCAAGTGGGTAAATCCGGTGTCGTTCGCGACCCGGCTGTACATATAAAAGTATTGCAAGACGTATTGATGTTTGCAGATGGGCTTGGATTCGCCCTTAAAGGATTAACGTATTCCCCAATTACAGGCGGTGAAGGGAATATCGAGTTTTTAGCCTATTGGACTTTATCAGAATTGAATGAGGCTTACTCCAAGCAGGATGATGAAACCATTACTCGACTTGCGAAGACAACAGTGGAGGAAGCAACAAGCAACTTCCGAACTTCATCAACTACATAA